Proteins found in one Allorhizobium pseudoryzae genomic segment:
- a CDS encoding spermidine synthase: protein MLPWIQLDSAKVPGDTAELRLKQRGQEFSIMLGANELMNSRLSGSEEALATLAAERLTHQQRPVVLIGGLGMGFTLRAALAVLPAGAEIIVAELVPEVVAWARGPMAEVFKGSLDDPRVSVHLGDVGALIRESKTRFDAILLDVDNGPDGLTRTSNDSLYDHAGLHAASLALRPKGVLGVWSSGPDDRFTRRLRECGFAAEALTVRASTKRSGARHVIWMAVKP from the coding sequence ATGCTGCCCTGGATCCAGCTCGACAGCGCCAAAGTGCCAGGCGATACCGCCGAACTGCGCCTGAAGCAGCGCGGACAGGAATTCTCCATCATGCTCGGCGCCAATGAGTTGATGAACAGCCGCCTCAGCGGTTCGGAAGAGGCGCTGGCGACGCTGGCGGCAGAGCGCCTGACCCATCAACAGAGGCCCGTCGTGCTGATCGGCGGTCTCGGCATGGGCTTTACCCTTCGGGCAGCGCTTGCCGTGCTGCCGGCGGGGGCCGAGATCATCGTGGCGGAACTGGTGCCGGAGGTGGTCGCCTGGGCACGCGGCCCAATGGCCGAGGTGTTCAAGGGCTCGCTCGACGATCCGCGCGTCAGCGTGCATCTGGGTGATGTCGGCGCCCTGATCCGGGAATCAAAGACGCGCTTCGACGCCATCCTGTTGGATGTCGATAACGGTCCTGACGGGCTGACCCGCACCAGCAATGACAGCCTCTACGATCACGCTGGCTTGCACGCGGCCTCCCTGGCGCTGCGGCCAAAGGGCGTGCTGGGGGTCTGGTCATCGGGACCGGACGACCGCTTTACCCGGCGATTGCGGGAGTGCGGCTTTGCCGCCGAGGCGCTCACCGTGCGCGCCAGCACCAAGCGCAGCGGCGCGCGCCACGTCATCTGGATGGCCGTGAAACCGTAA
- a CDS encoding dihydrodipicolinate synthase family protein translates to MLEGLSAFPPTPTDAEGTVQAEALARLIDRLATAGVDSIGLLGSTGGYAFLSREERRRAVEIAREAVAGRTPLIVSVGALRTDAAEALARDAQQAGADGLLLAPVSYTPLNEEEVFQHFVAVAGASDLPLVIYNNPSTTKFTFSLDLIERLSQLPTVAAVKMPLPAAGDFAGEIANLRRRTPPGFSIGYSGDWGAADALLSGADAFYSVVAGLLPTPALALTRAAMAGDAEEARRLDTAFEPLWVLFKQFGSFRVMYAIAAELGLFHAAPPRPVLPIPDEALPRMAAALEALQG, encoded by the coding sequence ATGCTTGAAGGATTATCCGCCTTTCCGCCGACGCCCACCGATGCCGAGGGAACCGTTCAGGCCGAGGCGCTGGCGCGCCTGATCGACCGTCTTGCCACCGCGGGCGTCGATTCGATCGGCCTGCTCGGCAGCACCGGCGGTTACGCCTTCCTGTCGCGTGAGGAGCGCCGACGGGCGGTAGAGATTGCGCGGGAGGCCGTGGCCGGCCGCACGCCGCTCATCGTCAGCGTGGGTGCCTTGCGCACGGATGCCGCCGAGGCGCTGGCACGCGATGCACAGCAGGCCGGCGCCGATGGTCTGCTTCTGGCGCCGGTCTCCTATACGCCGCTCAACGAGGAGGAAGTCTTTCAGCATTTTGTCGCCGTGGCGGGGGCAAGCGACCTGCCGCTCGTCATCTACAACAATCCGAGCACGACAAAATTCACCTTCAGCCTCGACCTTATCGAACGACTGTCGCAACTGCCGACAGTGGCGGCCGTGAAGATGCCGCTTCCCGCCGCGGGCGATTTCGCCGGCGAAATCGCCAATCTGCGCCGGCGCACGCCGCCGGGTTTCTCCATCGGCTACAGCGGCGACTGGGGCGCGGCCGACGCGCTGCTGTCCGGCGCCGATGCCTTCTACAGCGTTGTCGCGGGGCTTCTGCCGACACCGGCACTGGCGCTGACCCGTGCGGCGATGGCCGGAGATGCCGAGGAGGCCAGGCGCCTCGATACCGCTTTCGAACCGCTCTGGGTGCTGTTCAAGCAATTCGGCAGTTTCCGGGTAATGTATGCGATTGCCGCGGAACTCGGCCTCTTCCATGCCGCCCCGCCCCGCCCGGTTCTGCCGATCCCGGATGAGGCGCTGCCGCGGATGGCGGCAGCACTTGAGGCGTTGCAGGGGTAG
- the ndk gene encoding nucleoside-diphosphate kinase: MAIERTFSMIKPDATKRNLTGAITKVFEDNGLRIIASKRVWMSKREAEGFYAVHKERPFFGELVEGMTSGPTVVQVLEGENAILKNREIMGATNPANADEGTIRKMFALSIGENSVHGSDAPETAAQEIAYWFAETEIVG; the protein is encoded by the coding sequence ATGGCGATCGAACGCACCTTCTCCATGATCAAGCCCGATGCAACGAAGCGCAATCTGACCGGCGCCATCACCAAGGTCTTCGAAGACAATGGCCTGCGCATCATCGCCTCCAAGCGCGTCTGGATGAGCAAGCGCGAAGCCGAAGGCTTCTACGCCGTGCACAAGGAGCGTCCCTTCTTCGGCGAACTGGTCGAAGGCATGACCTCCGGCCCGACGGTCGTTCAGGTTCTCGAAGGCGAAAACGCCATCCTGAAGAACCGCGAAATCATGGGCGCCACCAACCCGGCCAATGCCGACGAAGGCACCATCCGCAAGATGTTCGCCCTCTCGATCGGCGAAAACTCGGTTCACGGTTCGGATGCTCCGGAAACCGCTGCCCAGGAAATCGCCTACTGGTTCGCTGAAACCGAAATCGTCGGCTGA
- a CDS encoding zinc-binding alcohol dehydrogenase family protein, giving the protein MKAVAYQTAGSLDRPDALVDVDLETPTAKGRDLLVRVEAVSVNPVDTKVRTRASAEPGAWKVLGWDVSGEVVAVGDEATHFSVGDKVFYAGALDRPGANSEYHLVDERIVGRKPASLTHPEAAALPLTAITAWEMLFDRLQVEKPVPGAAPAVLVIGGAGGVGSIAIQLLRALTDLTVIATASRPETQAWVRELGAHHVVDHSKPLAPQVAELGLGQPGFVFSTTETALHLADIADLIAPQGRFGLIDDPAVADIMPFKRKSVSVHWEFMFTRSMFQTADIAEQGRLLNDVSALIEAGKIRTTLTEVMRPINAETLKAAHAVLESGKARGKLVLEGF; this is encoded by the coding sequence ATGAAAGCCGTGGCCTATCAGACTGCCGGATCCCTCGATCGTCCCGACGCCCTGGTGGATGTCGACCTCGAAACGCCTACCGCAAAGGGGCGTGACCTCCTGGTGAGGGTCGAGGCGGTTTCGGTGAACCCGGTCGATACGAAGGTGCGCACGCGCGCGTCTGCCGAGCCGGGCGCCTGGAAGGTGCTGGGCTGGGACGTCTCGGGCGAGGTCGTTGCGGTCGGCGACGAGGCGACGCATTTTTCTGTCGGCGATAAGGTCTTCTATGCCGGCGCGCTGGACCGGCCGGGCGCCAACAGCGAATATCATCTGGTGGATGAGCGCATCGTCGGGCGCAAGCCGGCTTCGCTCACCCATCCGGAGGCCGCGGCCCTGCCGCTGACGGCGATCACCGCCTGGGAAATGCTGTTCGACCGGCTTCAGGTGGAAAAGCCCGTTCCCGGTGCGGCGCCCGCGGTGCTCGTCATCGGCGGGGCAGGCGGCGTCGGCTCAATCGCTATCCAGCTTCTGCGCGCGCTGACGGATCTCACGGTGATCGCCACCGCCTCGCGTCCCGAGACGCAAGCCTGGGTGCGCGAACTCGGCGCCCATCATGTCGTGGATCACAGCAAGCCGCTCGCGCCGCAGGTGGCGGAGCTTGGGCTTGGCCAGCCCGGTTTCGTCTTCTCGACCACCGAGACCGCCCTGCATCTCGCCGACATCGCCGACCTCATCGCCCCGCAGGGCCGCTTCGGCCTGATCGACGATCCGGCGGTGGCCGATATCATGCCCTTCAAGCGCAAGTCCGTCTCGGTCCACTGGGAGTTCATGTTCACCCGCTCGATGTTCCAGACGGCGGATATTGCAGAGCAGGGCCGCCTGTTGAACGACGTCTCGGCGCTCATCGAAGCGGGCAAGATCCGAACGACGCTGACCGAGGTGATGCGCCCGATCAATGCCGAGACCTTGAAGGCCGCGCATGCCGTGCTGGAAAGCGGCAAGGCGCGCGGCAAGCTGGTGCTGGAAGGGTTTTGA
- a CDS encoding DinB family protein, which produces MLRHFQMFADYNRWANARVYDACAQLSDAEFRADKGAFFGSAQRTLNHLLAADRIWLKRFTGRGEAPASLDAVLFEDFADMRAAREAEDRRIIDWVNSLTNDDLGRIVSYSPITMPTKIEQPLGPVLTHIFNHQTHHRGQVHTILTSLGKPSLVLDLIYFLRDEGERWQ; this is translated from the coding sequence ATGCTTCGCCATTTCCAGATGTTTGCCGATTACAATCGCTGGGCCAATGCCCGTGTCTATGATGCCTGCGCCCAGCTCAGCGATGCCGAGTTTCGCGCCGACAAGGGCGCCTTCTTCGGCTCGGCACAGCGTACGCTGAACCATCTGCTCGCCGCCGACCGGATCTGGCTGAAGCGCTTTACCGGCAGGGGAGAAGCGCCGGCCTCCCTCGACGCGGTCCTGTTCGAGGATTTCGCCGACATGCGTGCCGCCCGCGAGGCCGAGGACCGGCGGATCATCGACTGGGTGAACAGCCTGACGAACGACGATCTCGGTCGCATCGTTTCCTATTCCCCGATCACCATGCCGACGAAGATCGAGCAGCCGCTCGGCCCGGTGCTCACGCATATCTTCAATCACCAGACCCATCACCGCGGCCAGGTGCATACGATCCTGACCAGTCTCGGCAAGCCGAGCCTCGTGCTGGATCTCATCTATTTCCTGCGCGACGAGGGCGAACGCTGGCAATAG
- a CDS encoding glutathione S-transferase family protein, with protein sequence MTRILYSLCGRDESRPFSPHCWKVSMALAHKGLDFIEKPVAFTEIPKLENGFSKTVPILKDGDHLVRDSFDIALYLEETYPDRPTLFGGEGGKVLARFVEGFSQMVVHPLLTRVAVKDIHDMLAETDQRYFRESREARLGRSLEEFSAGRDEALVHLVSQLEPVRFALKFHPYLGGDTPLFADYILFGALQWARVTTGLSLLPADHPVADWFERCLDLHQGMGRAVA encoded by the coding sequence ATGACACGCATTCTTTATTCCCTGTGCGGCCGCGACGAGAGCCGCCCGTTTTCGCCGCATTGCTGGAAGGTCTCAATGGCGCTGGCCCACAAGGGGCTCGACTTCATCGAAAAGCCGGTGGCCTTCACCGAAATCCCGAAGCTCGAAAACGGCTTCTCCAAGACGGTGCCGATCCTGAAGGATGGCGACCATCTGGTGCGCGACAGCTTTGACATTGCCCTTTACCTGGAGGAGACCTATCCGGATCGCCCGACGCTGTTCGGCGGGGAGGGCGGCAAGGTGCTGGCGCGCTTCGTCGAAGGGTTTTCGCAGATGGTGGTCCACCCGCTGCTGACCCGGGTTGCGGTGAAGGACATTCATGACATGCTCGCCGAAACCGACCAGCGCTATTTCCGCGAAAGCCGCGAGGCTCGCCTTGGCCGGTCGCTGGAGGAATTTTCTGCCGGCCGCGACGAGGCGCTTGTCCATCTGGTGTCGCAGCTGGAGCCGGTTCGGTTCGCGCTGAAATTCCACCCCTATCTCGGCGGCGACACGCCGCTCTTTGCCGATTACATCCTGTTCGGCGCGCTGCAATGGGCGCGTGTCACCACCGGATTGTCGCTTCTGCCGGCCGATCATCCGGTTGCGGACTGGTTCGAGCGCTGCCTCGACCTGCATCAGGGCATGGGCCGGGCGGTTGCCTGA
- a CDS encoding winged helix-turn-helix transcriptional regulator codes for MGKARHSRFDCSPGCSVEAAIALIDGKWKSVILFHLMEHTLRFNEIRRQIPNVTQRMLTNQLRELEEDGLISRKVYAQVPPKVEYSLSDLGRSMAPVLMALKAWGDAHIGLYGKPVVVSDESSEAA; via the coding sequence ATGGGCAAGGCACGCCATTCCCGCTTCGACTGTAGCCCCGGCTGTTCGGTGGAGGCCGCCATTGCGCTGATCGACGGCAAGTGGAAATCGGTGATCCTGTTTCACCTGATGGAGCACACCCTGCGTTTCAACGAGATCCGCCGGCAGATCCCCAATGTGACGCAGCGGATGCTGACCAACCAGCTGCGGGAGCTGGAAGAGGACGGGCTGATCAGCCGAAAGGTTTATGCGCAGGTGCCGCCGAAGGTGGAATACAGCCTGTCTGATCTCGGCCGCAGCATGGCGCCGGTCCTGATGGCGTTGAAGGCCTGGGGCGACGCCCATATCGGCCTCTATGGCAAGCCGGTCGTGGTTTCGGACGAAAGCTCGGAGGCCGCCTGA